AGCGACGGTCTGGCCCATGTCACGGATGGCGAACCTGCCCATCTGCGGGATCTCCTTGACCGGCTCGATGACCATCGGCTTGGTCGGCCTGAGGACGACGATGGCGGAGTCACCGGTCTTGATGAACTGCGGGTTCTCCTCGACGATGTTACCGGTCCTCGGGTCGAGCTTGGCGAGGAGCTGCTCGAACCTGACGGCGACCTGGAGGGTGTGGGCGTGGAGGACCGGGGTGTAGCCGACGGTGATGGCGGTCGGGTGGTTGAGGACGATGATCTGGGCCTTGAAGGTGTCCTTCGGCCTGACGACGGTCGGCGGGTTGTTGCTGTGTCCGGCAACGTCACCGCGCTTTATGTCGTTCTTACCAACGCCACGGACGTTGAATCCGATGTTGTCACCCGGAAGGGCCTCCTGCATGGACTCGTGGTGCATCTCGATGCTCTTGACCTCACCCTGGATGGCCTTGTGGAAGATGGTGCTGGCCGGCTCGAAGATGACGACGTCACCGACCTTGAGGACACCGGTCTCGACACGGCCGACCGGGACGGTACCGACACCCTTAATGGAGTAGACGTCCTGGATCGGGATGCGGAGCGGCTTGTCGGTCGGCTTCGGCGGCTCCGGTATCTGGTCGAGGGCCTCGAAGAGGGTCGGGCCGTTGTACCAGGGCATCTTGTCGCTCTTCTTAACGATGTTGTCGCCCTCCCAGGCGCTGGTCGGGATGACCTGGACGTTCTTGTAGCCGAGCATCATGAGGAGCTTCTTAACCTGCTCGGCGACCTGCTTGAACTTCTTCTCGTCGTAGTTGACCATGTCCATCTTGTTGAGGGAGACGATGATGTGGTTGATACCGAGGGTCTTGGCGAGGAAGGCGTGCTCCTTGGTCTGCGGCATGACACCGTCGGTGACGGCGACGACGAGAACGGCGGCGTCAGCCTGGCTGGCACCGGTGATCATGTTCTTAACGAAGTCCCTGTGGCCCGGAGCGTCGATGATGGTGATGTACCTGTGCGGGGTCTCGAACTTGGTGTGGGCGACGTCGATGGTGATACCCCTCTCGCGCTCCTCCTTGAGCCTGTCCATGACCCAGGCGAACTTGAAGGACTTACCCTTCTCACCCATCTGCTCGAACTTCTGGATGATGTTCTCCGGAATGTTCTGGCTGTCGAACAGGAGCCTTCCAACGGTGGTGCTCTTACCGTGGTCGACGTGTCCGATAAAGACAATGTTAATGTGCGGCTTCTCCTTAGCCATTTCCATACACCTCCA
The DNA window shown above is from Thermococcus sp. JdF3 and carries:
- the tuf gene encoding translation elongation factor EF-1 subunit alpha — its product is MAKEKPHINIVFIGHVDHGKSTTVGRLLFDSQNIPENIIQKFEQMGEKGKSFKFAWVMDRLKEERERGITIDVAHTKFETPHRYITIIDAPGHRDFVKNMITGASQADAAVLVVAVTDGVMPQTKEHAFLAKTLGINHIIVSLNKMDMVNYDEKKFKQVAEQVKKLLMMLGYKNVQVIPTSAWEGDNIVKKSDKMPWYNGPTLFEALDQIPEPPKPTDKPLRIPIQDVYSIKGVGTVPVGRVETGVLKVGDVVIFEPASTIFHKAIQGEVKSIEMHHESMQEALPGDNIGFNVRGVGKNDIKRGDVAGHSNNPPTVVRPKDTFKAQIIVLNHPTAITVGYTPVLHAHTLQVAVRFEQLLAKLDPRTGNIVEENPQFIKTGDSAIVVLRPTKPMVIEPVKEIPQMGRFAIRDMGQTVAAGMVISVQKAE